One genomic window of Candidatus Omnitrophota bacterium includes the following:
- a CDS encoding cyclodeaminase/cyclohydrolase family protein, translating into MYIERSIKTYLDDLAARKPAPGGGSAAALSAATGVALISMVANYTVGNPKYKDAEKKIADLLVKAGNFRDELEELVDRDVEAYGKLSNAMKTLQKNSPELEKAYKEAAAVPFEICKIASECLRLCGVLAESGNKNLVTDTAIAAIMLEGAFLSAKFNVYINLKYMKDTAYIGTVHRSLSPLEGEMKRLKEEILERCEDVISK; encoded by the coding sequence ATGTACATCGAAAGATCGATAAAGACGTATCTCGATGACCTCGCGGCGCGGAAACCGGCTCCCGGGGGCGGGAGTGCCGCGGCGTTGAGCGCGGCAACGGGTGTCGCGCTCATCTCTATGGTCGCCAACTATACCGTTGGGAACCCGAAATATAAGGATGCCGAGAAGAAGATAGCGGACCTCCTGGTAAAGGCAGGGAATTTTCGGGACGAGCTCGAAGAGCTGGTGGACCGGGATGTCGAGGCGTACGGAAAGCTGTCGAACGCGATGAAGACGCTCCAGAAAAATTCGCCGGAACTGGAGAAGGCCTATAAAGAGGCGGCGGCCGTCCCGTTCGAGATATGTAAGATAGCATCGGAATGCCTCAGGCTGTGCGGGGTGCTTGCGGAGAGCGGGAACAAGAACCTCGTCACAGACACGGCGATCGCGGCAATAATGCTTGAGGGGGCGTTCCTCTCCGCAAAGTTCAATGTCTATATCAACCTCAAATACATGAAGGATACGGCCTACATAGGCACGGTCCACAGGTCTCTGTCGCCTCTGGAGGGAGAGATGAAGCGTCTGAAAGAGGAGATACTGGAAAGGTGCGAGGACGTAATATCGAAATAA